The following are encoded together in the Iodobacter fluviatilis genome:
- the hslO gene encoding Hsp33 family molecular chaperone HslO encodes MKDSLERFLFDGLPVRGEIVQLDATYKEVLTRHPYPPVLQKRIGELLAAAALLTATIKLDGTLVMQLRGNGPLKMLVVECTSEMTMRATARWEGLIANDATLAELIGQGQFSIMIDPQDGETYQGIVGFEKGQSVAQIIETYMQRSEQLDTKLWLTADGETAGGLLIQKLPDGHGDDDGWDRVNALSQTIQDEELLNLPLRETLYRLYNEEKVRIFDPVSPSFACTCSRERVGGMLKMLGKAEIEGLLAEHGHVDVGCEFCNEKYQFDQVDVTQLFIGHGITEVSPQLH; translated from the coding sequence ATGAAAGATTCACTAGAGCGTTTTTTGTTTGATGGCTTGCCAGTACGCGGCGAAATCGTGCAGCTAGATGCCACTTATAAAGAGGTACTTACCCGCCATCCATACCCACCCGTCTTACAAAAACGCATCGGCGAGCTTTTGGCTGCTGCCGCTTTACTGACCGCCACCATTAAGCTTGATGGTACTTTGGTCATGCAATTACGCGGTAATGGGCCACTAAAAATGTTGGTGGTGGAATGCACCAGCGAAATGACCATGCGGGCCACAGCGCGTTGGGAAGGGCTTATTGCAAACGATGCCACGCTGGCAGAGCTGATTGGTCAAGGCCAGTTTTCTATCATGATTGATCCACAAGATGGCGAAACTTACCAAGGCATTGTGGGCTTTGAAAAAGGCCAGAGCGTGGCCCAAATCATCGAAACCTATATGCAGCGTTCTGAGCAGTTAGATACCAAGCTATGGCTTACTGCAGATGGCGAAACAGCCGGTGGCTTGTTAATTCAAAAGCTGCCAGATGGCCATGGCGATGATGATGGTTGGGATCGTGTCAACGCACTGTCGCAGACTATTCAAGATGAAGAACTGCTAAACCTACCGCTGCGCGAAACGCTTTATCGCCTCTATAACGAAGAAAAAGTCCGTATCTTTGATCCCGTCAGCCCAAGCTTCGCCTGCACCTGCTCACGTGAACGCGTTGGCGGCATGCTTAAAATGCTCGGCAAAGCAGAAATCGAAGGCCTGCTTGCTGAACACGGCCATGTGGATGTGGGTTGTGAGTTTTGCAACGAAAAATATCAGTTTGATCAAGTTGATGTGACCCAGCTCTTTATTGGGCATGGGATTACAGAGGTGAGTCCGCAGTTGCATTGA
- a CDS encoding 4a-hydroxytetrahydrobiopterin dehydratase codes for MSLSTENCIDGAVKLSEVEAEMLSTDLQDWIVTDAYLERTFRFKNFHETMGFVNAVAWMSNQQNHHPDLDVSYSRCRVRWSTHSANGITRNDFICAARSDALTLKANS; via the coding sequence ATGTCCCTTAGTACCGAAAACTGTATCGATGGCGCAGTAAAGCTCAGCGAAGTTGAAGCTGAAATGCTATCTACCGATCTACAAGACTGGATCGTGACCGATGCTTATCTTGAAAGAACGTTTCGCTTTAAAAATTTTCACGAAACAATGGGTTTTGTAAATGCAGTCGCTTGGATGTCCAACCAACAAAATCACCACCCCGATTTAGACGTTAGCTATAGCCGCTGCCGCGTGCGCTGGAGTACTCATTCTGCCAACGGCATCACCCGTAATGATTTTATCTGCGCCGCTAGATCGGACGCACTCACATTGAAAGCGAATTCATGA
- the orn gene encoding oligoribonuclease — protein MPQDKNHLIWVDMEMTGLDPEKERVIEIAVIITDSNLNLIAEGPVFVVHQDASILDAMDDWNKNTHGKSGLIEKVKASTLSEAEVEAQLIAFLEEYVPKGASPLCGNSVHQDRRFLVKYLPTLEEFFHYRNLDVSTLKELCKRWQPEVAKQFKKRGAHTALADIQESIDELKFYREHFIRQPAV, from the coding sequence ATGCCACAAGACAAGAACCACCTCATCTGGGTTGATATGGAGATGACTGGGCTTGATCCAGAAAAAGAGCGTGTTATTGAAATTGCCGTCATTATTACAGACAGCAATCTCAACCTGATTGCCGAGGGGCCTGTGTTTGTTGTGCACCAAGACGCTAGCATTTTGGATGCGATGGACGACTGGAATAAAAATACCCATGGTAAATCGGGCTTAATTGAAAAGGTAAAAGCATCGACCTTAAGCGAAGCAGAAGTAGAAGCGCAGCTGATTGCTTTTTTAGAAGAATACGTGCCTAAGGGCGCATCGCCGCTGTGTGGTAATTCGGTACACCAAGATCGCCGTTTCCTAGTGAAATATCTACCCACTTTGGAAGAATTTTTTCACTACCGCAATTTGGATGTTTCAACCCTGAAAGAGCTATGCAAGCGTTGGCAACCAGAAGTCGCTAAGCAATTTAAAAAGCGTGGCGCGCATACGGCACTGGCCGATATTCAAGAATCGATTGATGAGCTGAAGTTCTACCGCGAACACTTTATCCGCCAGCCTGCGGTTTAA
- the hpnC gene encoding squalene synthase HpnC, with translation MVAITPEQAVGHYENFPVASLLLPRKYRKAVAAVYHFARHADDLADEGDATPEERLAALAACRAELALMAAGHKPLTARYQALAVATQQYQIPIQLYHDLLDAFTQDVTKHRFADFGELIYYCRRSANPIGRILLHIFGLATPRNLALSDGICSALQLINFWQDAEKDWANGRVYFPQADLERFGVSEAQIAAGEINANWRRLMAFQVQRSQKMLHAGAPLGKILPGRVGLEIRLTILGGDAILEKLKLEPDVFRHRPVLVWRDWLRLLWRALRVK, from the coding sequence ATGGTTGCAATTACACCCGAACAAGCCGTGGGGCATTATGAAAATTTCCCTGTGGCATCTCTGCTTTTACCCCGTAAATATCGCAAAGCTGTGGCGGCGGTGTACCACTTTGCTCGCCATGCCGACGATCTGGCCGACGAGGGCGATGCCACGCCAGAAGAGCGCTTAGCCGCGCTGGCCGCTTGCCGTGCAGAATTAGCCCTGATGGCGGCAGGACACAAGCCCCTTACTGCGCGCTATCAGGCGCTGGCCGTGGCGACGCAGCAATATCAAATCCCTATCCAGCTTTATCATGATCTACTGGATGCTTTTACCCAAGACGTGACTAAGCACCGTTTTGCTGATTTTGGTGAGTTAATCTATTACTGCCGCCGCTCTGCCAACCCAATTGGGCGCATCTTATTGCATATTTTTGGGCTGGCCACGCCGCGAAATCTGGCTTTGTCTGACGGTATTTGCAGCGCCTTGCAGTTGATTAATTTTTGGCAAGATGCAGAAAAAGACTGGGCAAATGGTCGGGTTTATTTTCCGCAAGCTGATTTAGAGCGCTTTGGCGTGAGCGAAGCACAGATTGCAGCGGGTGAAATCAACGCCAACTGGCGGCGCTTAATGGCGTTTCAGGTGCAGCGTAGCCAAAAAATGCTGCACGCCGGAGCGCCGCTAGGCAAGATTTTGCCAGGCCGAGTTGGCTTAGAGATTCGCCTCACTATCCTTGGCGGTGATGCTATTTTAGAAAAACTGAAACTTGAGCCGGATGTTTTCCGCCACCGACCAGTCCTAGTCTGGCGCGATTGGCTTAGGCTGCTATGGCGAGCGCTGCGGGTAAAGTAA
- a CDS encoding PLP-dependent cysteine synthase family protein produces MTDSRAWVARAIRTIEADFNRSADTHLIPLTLPGFPGIDFYLKDESSHPTGSLKHRLARSLFLYSLANGWIHAKSTVIEASSGSTAISEAYFARLLGLPFIAVMPASTSPEKIAAITFYGGQCHLVNDPTTLHSESLKLAAETAGHFMDQFTYAERATDWRANNNIAESIYAQMALEPHPIPKWIVASCGTGGTSATLGRYVRYRQHATQIACVDPDNSVFFDAFCSKDRGLSLHCGSLIEGIGRPKVEASFIPSVIDSMFQVPDALSIAATRWLATKLGRRVGGSTGCNLAGVLALALEMKAAGQRGSIVTLLCDSGERYAHSYYNDAWLAERGIDIAPWLAQINQTAEYGEALSLRRADQ; encoded by the coding sequence ATGACTGATAGCCGCGCTTGGGTTGCTCGCGCAATCCGCACCATTGAAGCTGATTTCAACCGCTCCGCCGATACTCACTTAATCCCGCTCACTTTGCCAGGTTTCCCTGGGATCGACTTTTATTTAAAAGACGAATCCAGCCATCCAACGGGCAGCTTAAAACATCGCCTAGCGCGCTCTCTGTTTCTGTACTCGCTGGCTAATGGCTGGATTCACGCCAAAAGCACAGTGATTGAAGCCTCTAGCGGCTCAACAGCCATTTCCGAAGCCTATTTTGCTAGGCTGCTAGGCCTGCCCTTTATTGCGGTGATGCCAGCATCCACCAGCCCAGAAAAAATCGCCGCCATTACTTTTTATGGCGGCCAATGCCATTTAGTGAACGATCCCACCACGCTACATAGCGAATCGCTGAAGCTTGCCGCCGAAACAGCGGGTCATTTTATGGACCAATTTACCTACGCCGAGCGTGCTACCGATTGGCGAGCCAATAATAATATTGCCGAATCCATCTACGCCCAAATGGCGCTGGAGCCGCATCCTATTCCAAAGTGGATTGTTGCCAGCTGCGGCACCGGCGGCACATCCGCCACGCTTGGGCGCTATGTGCGTTACCGCCAGCACGCCACCCAAATTGCCTGCGTAGACCCAGATAACTCGGTGTTTTTTGATGCATTTTGCAGCAAGGATCGCGGCTTAAGTCTGCACTGCGGCTCATTAATCGAAGGGATAGGGCGGCCTAAAGTTGAGGCATCGTTTATCCCATCGGTGATCGACAGCATGTTTCAAGTGCCCGATGCGCTCTCCATTGCTGCTACGCGCTGGCTTGCAACCAAACTAGGGCGACGCGTTGGCGGCTCTACCGGATGCAATTTAGCTGGGGTGCTGGCTTTAGCGCTAGAAATGAAAGCCGCAGGGCAAAGAGGCAGCATTGTTACCCTGCTTTGCGACAGTGGCGAACGCTATGCGCATTCTTATTACAACGACGCTTGGCTAGCCGAGCGCGGCATTGATATTGCGCCTTGGTTAGCGCAAATTAACCAGACAGCAGAATACGGTGAAGCACTCAGTTTGCGGCGGGCCGATCAATAA
- a CDS encoding CinA family protein: MLGLATELGRVLLARGQSVTTAESCTGGLIAGAITDIAGSSAWFERGFITYSNEAKMDMLSVPPEFIAKLGAVSEPVVAAMVQGACLLANAEWGVAVSGVAGPAGGSVDKPVGTVCFAFAGPTGIITEQELFDGDRAEVRKQTVRHALIRLIELIEEQD, translated from the coding sequence ATGTTAGGACTAGCAACTGAACTGGGCCGCGTGCTGTTGGCGCGTGGTCAAAGCGTTACCACCGCAGAATCTTGCACCGGCGGTTTAATTGCTGGGGCGATTACTGATATCGCGGGTAGCTCTGCATGGTTTGAGCGCGGGTTTATCACCTACTCCAACGAAGCCAAAATGGACATGCTTAGCGTTCCGCCAGAGTTTATCGCCAAGTTAGGTGCGGTGAGCGAGCCGGTGGTGGCCGCCATGGTGCAAGGCGCGTGTTTGCTAGCCAATGCCGAGTGGGGAGTGGCGGTGAGTGGCGTAGCTGGCCCCGCTGGCGGTAGTGTGGATAAGCCGGTCGGAACCGTGTGCTTTGCCTTTGCAGGGCCAACGGGCATTATCACAGAGCAAGAATTATTTGATGGCGATAGGGCCGAGGTACGTAAGCAAACGGTACGCCACGCCTTAATTCGCTTGATTGAACTGATTGAAGAGCAAGATTGA
- the purB gene encoding adenylosuccinate lyase → MELSALTALSPLDGRYEKQLADLRPYFSEYALVRNRVAVEISWLKALAAEAAIEEIKPFSAATIAELDAVVAQFSPEHALEVKTIERTTNHDVKAVEYWMKERLSGNAEVSAASEFIHFACTSEDINNLSHALMLKGARDAVMLPKLKEMVSKLKELAHDLADAPMMSRTHGQPATPTTMGKELANVAYRLERQLVRIEKIELLGKINGAVGNYNAHISAYPDFDWESFCRRFVESLGISFNAYSTQIESHDYMSELYDTFTRTNTILIDMNRDIWGYISLGFFKQRVNKNEIGSSTMPHKVNPIDFENSEGNLGMANAMLTHLSQKLPISRWQRDLTDSTVLRNMGVGLGYSLLAYVACLKGLNKLEVNRQAMLDDLNANWEVLAEPIQTVMRRYAVPNPYEQLKELTRGKSGITREALAVFIDGLEIPELEKARLKELTPWNYIGKAVELANRI, encoded by the coding sequence ATGGAACTTTCAGCCCTTACTGCCCTATCCCCACTCGACGGTCGTTATGAAAAACAGCTCGCCGATTTACGTCCCTATTTTAGCGAGTACGCGCTGGTTAGAAACCGCGTTGCCGTTGAAATTTCTTGGCTAAAAGCCCTCGCTGCAGAAGCGGCCATTGAAGAGATTAAACCATTCTCTGCAGCCACCATCGCTGAACTCGATGCGGTTGTTGCCCAATTTTCACCCGAGCACGCGCTCGAAGTTAAAACCATTGAGCGCACCACAAATCACGACGTAAAAGCTGTTGAATACTGGATGAAAGAACGCTTATCTGGCAATGCGGAAGTAAGCGCAGCCAGCGAGTTCATTCACTTCGCTTGTACCTCAGAAGACATCAATAATCTAAGCCACGCCCTGATGCTCAAAGGTGCACGTGACGCAGTGATGCTGCCTAAGCTAAAAGAAATGGTCAGCAAACTTAAAGAGCTTGCTCATGATTTAGCCGACGCGCCCATGATGAGCCGCACCCACGGCCAGCCAGCTACGCCAACCACGATGGGCAAGGAGTTGGCCAATGTGGCTTACCGCCTTGAGCGCCAATTGGTGCGCATTGAAAAAATAGAGCTATTAGGCAAGATCAATGGCGCGGTAGGTAACTACAATGCCCACATCTCCGCCTACCCTGATTTTGATTGGGAAAGCTTCTGCCGTCGCTTTGTAGAAAGCCTTGGCATCAGCTTTAACGCCTACAGTACGCAAATTGAATCGCACGATTATATGAGCGAGCTGTACGACACGTTTACCCGTACCAACACCATTCTTATTGATATGAACCGTGATATCTGGGGCTATATCTCGCTGGGCTTCTTTAAACAGCGTGTGAATAAGAACGAAATTGGTTCTTCCACCATGCCGCATAAAGTAAATCCAATTGACTTCGAAAACTCCGAAGGCAATCTGGGCATGGCTAATGCAATGCTGACACATCTATCGCAAAAGCTGCCGATCAGCCGCTGGCAGCGTGACCTTACCGACTCCACCGTTTTGCGTAATATGGGTGTGGGCTTAGGTTACAGTTTGCTTGCCTACGTAGCCTGTTTAAAAGGCTTGAACAAATTGGAAGTCAATCGCCAAGCCATGCTTGATGATTTAAACGCCAATTGGGAAGTGCTCGCTGAGCCAATTCAAACCGTGATGCGCCGCTATGCTGTGCCAAACCCGTATGAGCAATTAAAAGAACTCACACGAGGTAAAAGTGGCATTACCCGCGAAGCACTGGCAGTATTTATTGATGGTTTAGAAATCCCTGAGCTAGAAAAAGCCCGCCTGAAAGAGCTGACTCCTTGGAATTACATCGGTAAAGCCGTAGAACTGGCGAATCGGATTTAA
- a CDS encoding MFS transporter translates to MTTVVVVKKGDQIAIAADSQSTFGDTRLGAGDDACWNKIFAAHDGYFSIAGSAAHDLVLQAALKKVKNLDFSDRPAIFESFRKLHPKLKDDFFLKVDEEEDDPYESSQMTVLMANPYGIFAVYSLREVYEYQRFWGIGSGRDYAIGAMNAVYDNPDFSAADIARIGIEAGCAFDVSSSMPMTSYTLEKNK, encoded by the coding sequence ATGACTACGGTCGTTGTCGTTAAAAAAGGTGATCAAATCGCCATTGCGGCAGATAGCCAATCTACTTTTGGCGACACTCGCCTTGGTGCGGGTGATGATGCATGTTGGAATAAAATCTTTGCCGCCCATGATGGCTATTTTTCAATCGCTGGCAGTGCCGCACACGATTTAGTTTTGCAAGCCGCGCTTAAAAAAGTTAAAAATCTAGACTTTAGCGATCGACCTGCTATTTTTGAAAGCTTTAGAAAATTACATCCCAAATTAAAAGATGATTTCTTCTTAAAAGTAGACGAAGAAGAAGATGATCCTTACGAATCTAGTCAAATGACCGTCTTGATGGCCAATCCGTATGGTATTTTTGCCGTGTATAGCCTACGTGAAGTTTACGAATATCAGCGCTTTTGGGGCATAGGCAGCGGGCGTGATTACGCCATTGGTGCGATGAATGCGGTTTACGATAATCCAGATTTTAGCGCTGCTGATATTGCTAGGATTGGTATCGAAGCAGGGTGTGCCTTTGATGTTAGCTCATCCATGCCGATGACCAGTTATACGCTGGAAAAAAACAAATAA
- a CDS encoding YdgA family protein, producing MVKRKVLLGSAITAAILSTAYIGGAYVAGKAAENTLQKQHEWLSSLPYFIVKNREYQRGWFSSSEKTTLLLNPELYRFFIERAGTELPKFEVTYTQNIKHGPLPLLSRFNLRPYKAVVESEFIFSPETQKFLTQFFGTQKPIHIENKIGFNDDGVIDIKVPSFDYEEAISGVKANWKGFNATLNYGGDFNSVKLLANAPGLSGGAKGKLSFAFNDLSFGFEHVRGKTGVMLGSTNAKLAVFDMQLLEGTPIKLKLEELAYAGKISEEDEFINGGANINLAKLVLDDQPYGPAEVQATASHLHGPTLAKLADEFTALQKKQLNRDQFSNELVKLVKTHGMPLLTHDPLLAIKKFDVKLPDGSIHFTTEVGLKGFQPADLDKPVEFVNKLHAKADFSVPRKVIETMVMWQARNMFGGPDSGVAADDLDYLAGQFVEGQINKLTDQNLIRSENGLLSAKASLEKGSFLLNGINVPLPWQQPVAEQ from the coding sequence ATGGTGAAACGTAAAGTATTACTGGGCAGTGCAATTACCGCCGCCATACTGTCTACTGCCTATATTGGCGGGGCCTATGTTGCAGGGAAAGCTGCAGAAAACACATTGCAAAAGCAGCACGAATGGCTAAGCAGCCTGCCCTACTTTATTGTAAAAAATCGTGAATATCAGCGCGGCTGGTTTAGCTCTAGCGAAAAAACCACGCTATTGCTTAATCCTGAGCTATATCGCTTTTTTATTGAGCGCGCAGGCACCGAGCTGCCAAAATTTGAAGTCACCTATACCCAGAATATTAAGCACGGCCCATTACCGCTGCTAAGCAGATTTAACCTACGCCCATATAAAGCAGTGGTTGAATCCGAATTTATATTTTCGCCAGAAACCCAAAAGTTTTTAACCCAGTTTTTTGGCACACAAAAACCCATTCATATTGAAAATAAAATCGGCTTCAATGACGATGGCGTCATTGATATTAAAGTGCCTAGCTTTGATTACGAAGAAGCTATCTCTGGTGTAAAAGCCAATTGGAAAGGCTTTAATGCCACGCTGAATTACGGCGGCGATTTTAACAGCGTCAAACTGCTTGCCAATGCGCCAGGCTTATCCGGCGGAGCCAAAGGTAAACTCTCTTTCGCCTTTAATGATTTAAGCTTTGGCTTTGAGCATGTACGCGGTAAAACGGGCGTTATGCTGGGCAGCACCAATGCCAAACTAGCTGTTTTTGATATGCAGTTACTTGAAGGCACACCCATCAAGCTCAAGCTAGAAGAGCTAGCCTATGCAGGCAAAATTAGCGAGGAAGACGAGTTTATCAATGGCGGCGCAAACATTAATTTAGCCAAGCTAGTTCTAGATGACCAACCTTACGGCCCAGCCGAAGTACAAGCCACGGCCAGCCATTTACACGGCCCAACCCTTGCCAAGCTTGCCGACGAATTTACCGCGCTACAAAAGAAACAGCTTAACCGTGATCAGTTTTCAAACGAGCTAGTTAAGCTGGTTAAAACCCACGGCATGCCGCTGCTAACGCATGACCCATTATTAGCGATCAAAAAGTTTGACGTTAAACTCCCCGATGGCTCTATCCACTTCACCACCGAAGTGGGCCTAAAAGGCTTCCAACCTGCCGACTTAGATAAACCGGTTGAATTCGTGAATAAACTGCACGCCAAAGCCGATTTCTCGGTACCGCGTAAAGTGATCGAAACCATGGTGATGTGGCAAGCCCGCAATATGTTCGGCGGCCCAGATAGTGGCGTAGCGGCAGACGATCTCGATTATCTAGCTGGGCAATTTGTAGAAGGCCAGATCAATAAGCTCACCGATCAAAACCTGATCCGCAGCGAAAACGGTCTGCTCTCTGCCAAAGCCTCGCTAGAAAAAGGTAGCTTCTTACTCAACGGCATCAACGTGCCCCTGCCTTGGCAACAGCCAGTTGCAGAGCAATAA
- a CDS encoding 2OG-Fe(II) oxygenase gives MDTQITPDWQNWIVENLARGCVPQSLVEVMAGKGFDPIFANAIVFHFSSISTQAKTALPAAAVLAAGYIAERPRFPMQGSVIKTHDRAVRVTARVSAPVVAVLDDILSPEECDELVRLSKSKLKRSTIVDPQTGAEEVINDRSSFGTFFNANESEFITRLDRRIAEVMHWPLENGEGLQILNYKMGGEYKPHFDYFPVADPGSQVHLKNGGQRVSTMVIYLNDVDEGGETIFPELGMAISPKKGAAVYFEYCNSHSQTDPLTLHGGNPVIKGEKWIATKWMRQGRFG, from the coding sequence ATGGACACACAAATTACACCTGACTGGCAAAACTGGATTGTGGAAAACCTAGCGAGGGGCTGCGTGCCGCAATCTTTGGTTGAAGTGATGGCGGGCAAGGGTTTTGATCCTATTTTTGCCAATGCCATTGTTTTTCATTTTTCGAGTATTTCAACGCAAGCGAAAACCGCTTTGCCTGCTGCTGCGGTGCTTGCTGCAGGCTATATTGCCGAGCGGCCTCGGTTTCCCATGCAAGGCAGCGTGATTAAAACGCATGATCGCGCAGTGCGGGTGACAGCTAGAGTGAGCGCACCAGTGGTGGCGGTGCTGGACGATATCTTGTCGCCAGAAGAGTGCGATGAGCTGGTGCGTTTATCTAAAAGCAAATTAAAGCGCTCTACTATTGTTGATCCCCAAACGGGGGCAGAAGAAGTGATCAATGATAGAAGTAGCTTTGGCACTTTTTTTAATGCGAATGAAAGCGAATTTATCACTCGCCTAGATCGTCGTATTGCTGAGGTGATGCACTGGCCGCTTGAAAATGGCGAGGGGCTGCAAATTTTAAATTATAAAATGGGTGGCGAATATAAGCCGCACTTTGATTACTTCCCTGTGGCAGACCCTGGTAGCCAAGTGCATTTAAAAAATGGCGGCCAACGCGTATCTACCATGGTGATCTATTTAAATGATGTGGATGAAGGTGGAGAAACGATTTTCCCTGAACTGGGTATGGCGATTTCACCAAAGAAAGGCGCAGCAGTTTATTTTGAATACTGTAATAGCCACAGCCAAACCGATCCATTAACGCTGCACGGTGGCAACCCCGTGATAAAGGGCGAAAAGTGGATTGCCACCAAGTGGATGCGCCAAGGGCGCTTTGGCTGA
- a CDS encoding ComEA family DNA-binding protein, producing the protein MKKWLIALLSAFALHGMAFAMVDINTASQAELEAINGFGPAKAKAIVEYRSKNGPFKAVEDLKKVPGIKDGVFNKVKTEVAVGGKTAAPAAKTEKLAASAAKAEKSAKPAAKLEASKPAAKK; encoded by the coding sequence ATGAAGAAATGGCTAATCGCACTATTAAGCGCTTTTGCACTTCACGGTATGGCATTTGCTATGGTAGATATTAACACCGCTAGCCAAGCAGAGTTAGAAGCCATCAACGGATTTGGCCCAGCCAAGGCAAAAGCGATTGTTGAATATCGCAGCAAAAATGGCCCATTTAAAGCAGTTGAAGACCTGAAAAAAGTACCTGGCATCAAAGACGGTGTTTTCAACAAAGTAAAAACTGAAGTTGCAGTAGGCGGCAAAACAGCGGCCCCAGCTGCAAAAACAGAAAAACTAGCCGCTTCTGCTGCAAAAGCTGAAAAATCAGCTAAGCCCGCTGCTAAACTAGAAGCCAGCAAGCCTGCAGCAAAGAAATAA
- a CDS encoding M48 family metallopeptidase, with the protein MLFYLQMNANQFSLLFLFALTASVILQLWLAMRHINHVKRHRASVPAEFNGHITQASHQRAADYTVAKTRFGMIVNLFEAMLLAAFTLGGGIEWINQQLSDWISSPLWAGVILIAGFTLLHSLITLPFTLISTFKIEASYGFNNTSGKLFIADTLKTTAVAAAIGLPLLAGVLWLMDQMGAYWWLWVWITWVSFSLLLMWAFPTFIAPIFNKFEPLSDEHLQARIESLLKRCGFKTNGIYVMDGSKRSSHGNAYFTGLGKAKRIVFFDTLLKSLNASEVAAVLAHELGHFKHRHIAKRMLWTFGLMLAMLWTLGQLKQELWFYQGLGVNSSSTATALLLFFLVMPVFTFIFAPLSSMSSRKHEYEADAYAAEQESAADLINALVKLYEGNAATLTPDPLHSLFYDSHPPAALRIAALKKLNNKE; encoded by the coding sequence ATGCTATTTTACCTGCAAATGAACGCTAATCAGTTCTCCCTCCTCTTTCTGTTTGCATTAACGGCCAGTGTGATCTTGCAACTCTGGCTGGCAATGCGCCATATCAACCATGTAAAGCGCCACAGAGCCAGCGTTCCAGCAGAATTTAATGGCCATATTACCCAAGCATCGCACCAACGCGCCGCCGATTACACTGTGGCAAAAACGCGTTTTGGCATGATCGTTAACCTATTTGAGGCGATGCTCTTAGCGGCATTTACCCTAGGTGGCGGTATTGAATGGATCAATCAGCAACTATCTGACTGGATTAGCTCCCCACTTTGGGCAGGCGTTATACTGATTGCAGGTTTCACCCTGCTGCATAGCTTAATTACGCTGCCGTTTACTTTAATTTCTACTTTTAAAATTGAAGCCTCATACGGCTTCAACAACACCAGCGGCAAGCTTTTTATCGCAGATACGCTTAAAACTACCGCCGTTGCAGCCGCAATTGGCTTGCCGCTTTTGGCAGGAGTGCTCTGGTTAATGGATCAGATGGGTGCATATTGGTGGCTATGGGTTTGGATAACTTGGGTGAGCTTTTCATTATTATTAATGTGGGCCTTTCCTACTTTTATTGCGCCTATTTTTAATAAATTTGAACCACTAAGTGATGAGCATTTACAAGCGCGAATTGAATCGCTGTTAAAACGCTGCGGTTTTAAAACCAATGGCATTTATGTGATGGATGGTTCTAAACGCTCTAGCCATGGCAATGCTTATTTCACCGGCCTGGGTAAAGCCAAGCGTATTGTGTTTTTTGATACCCTGCTTAAATCTTTAAATGCCAGCGAAGTGGCCGCCGTCTTAGCGCATGAATTAGGCCATTTTAAACATCGCCATATTGCCAAACGCATGCTGTGGACTTTCGGCCTGATGCTGGCCATGTTGTGGACATTAGGCCAGCTCAAACAAGAACTATGGTTTTATCAAGGGCTTGGGGTAAATAGTAGTAGCACTGCTACAGCGCTATTACTATTCTTTTTAGTGATGCCCGTATTTACATTTATTTTTGCGCCACTAAGCTCAATGTCATCGAGGAAACATGAATACGAGGCTGATGCCTACGCAGCGGAACAAGAATCCGCTGCTGATCTTATTAATGCCTTAGTTAAACTTTATGAGGGCAATGCAGCTACGCTGACACCTGATCCATTGCATAGCCTATTTTACGATAGTCATCCTCCGGCAGCACTGCGCATTGCCGCCTTGAAGAAACTCAATAATAAGGAATAA